From Primulina tabacum isolate GXHZ01 chromosome 2, ASM2559414v2, whole genome shotgun sequence, one genomic window encodes:
- the LOC142537682 gene encoding uncharacterized protein LOC142537682 codes for MKANIVVDIIDRTPHRIEKTHDEWTTEDKRKVNLDNISKDILYKTLGKNTFSKIKMCKFAQEFWEMLIQLCKENEQTKENKLSVDVQKFDNIKMKVGESMNEFDERVSSIVNELNALEKVYSNKKVTLKVMRGLCKK; via the coding sequence ATGAAGGCGAATATTGTAGTTGATATAATTGATAGAACACCTCATCGCATTGAGAAGACACACGATgagtggacaactgaagataaaaggaAGGTAAATCTGGATAATATTTCCAAGGATATTCTATACAAGACTTTGGGCAAGAACACCTTCagcaagatcaaaatgtgtaaATTTGCCCAAGAATTTTGGGAGatgctgatccagctgtgtaaAGAAAATGAGCAAACCAAGGAGAACAAACTCTCAGTTGACGTGCAAAAATtcgataacatcaaaatgaaggttGGCGAGTCAATGAACGAGTTTGATGAACGGGTGAGCAGCATCgtaaatgaactgaatgcactagaaaaagtgtattcaaacaaaaaAGTTACTCTAAAGGTGATGCGTGGCCTTTGCAAAAAATGA